From Sphingomonas nostoxanthinifaciens, a single genomic window includes:
- a CDS encoding TonB-dependent receptor has protein sequence MKALTKLACAVAPAALAFTPALAEEPVRTIVVTGVTTTPLDEAPTLDKTGTPLADLPRSIQVIPHELIEQQGGVLLKDVIRNVSGLSEGGNMAFGFYDRFSVRGLPVSFLTDGLPDTTSDVGGYIHSLTGVERVEVLKGPGSALLGAAQTGGSINLVRYQPNGTLSGSVSEQYGSFDTTTSSVSLNVPLSSTVSARIDGEYMNTDGYRGQRNSTAEVYGSLAFRPTNHTIILRLEYHDLAATPDAVGVPFTPPTGTGLPAPVNPENRYYSPFAFANQSIKRVALSDAWAVNDTLTVNVRTAYTDRDVDLARNVGGTLTRNGSTYSLTARQLRAQTDNIHDFVFQAEPTWHFDAGSMPVMLLVGAEARKIDATSVRSTADLPNIANIYAPVTPETSLSSLSFLCNATHGCNNAKLEGRFYGVYGVGQIDLTHRLKLRLSVRQNWFETSAEGRTIIPLNPSSQHVCSPPAATACAFVPGVPVDRKDHPVSWDVGAVYQLVDALSVFGGYSSSTNPLFNTEETQSIGQTPDKGTQLEAGLRFTPATWLTVTSSIFKTKRDNVFVILAVPDPNGTGNLSTAQVYSYRTKGWESDINLRPLRSWTITGNFTLQNARITDYPQSPALVGNHVQNVPKRIGNVWTNYDIGLPEDLGTLQLSAGARYKSAYFADAAQTRTLPSATLVDASGALIHGRWTFRGGVQNILDKVNWTQAAGVGAGALPGPGRTFYVSGAVKLF, from the coding sequence ATGAAAGCACTTACGAAGCTGGCGTGCGCGGTCGCGCCGGCGGCCCTGGCCTTTACGCCGGCCCTGGCGGAGGAGCCGGTCCGTACGATCGTCGTGACCGGGGTGACGACGACGCCGCTGGACGAGGCGCCGACCTTGGACAAGACCGGCACGCCGCTCGCCGATCTGCCGCGCAGCATCCAGGTGATCCCGCACGAGCTGATCGAGCAGCAGGGCGGCGTCCTGCTCAAGGACGTGATCCGCAACGTCAGCGGGCTGAGCGAGGGCGGCAACATGGCGTTCGGCTTCTACGATCGCTTCTCGGTGCGCGGCCTGCCCGTATCCTTCCTGACCGACGGCCTGCCCGACACGACCTCCGACGTCGGCGGGTATATCCACTCGCTGACCGGCGTTGAGCGGGTCGAGGTGCTGAAGGGGCCGGGCTCGGCATTGCTCGGCGCGGCGCAGACGGGTGGCTCGATCAACCTCGTCCGCTACCAGCCGAACGGCACGTTGTCGGGCTCGGTCAGCGAGCAATATGGCTCGTTCGACACCACCACCTCGAGCGTGTCGCTCAACGTGCCGCTGTCCTCGACCGTCTCCGCGCGGATCGACGGCGAATATATGAACACCGACGGCTATCGCGGGCAGCGCAACTCGACCGCCGAAGTCTATGGCAGCCTCGCCTTCCGGCCGACCAACCACACTATCATCCTGCGGCTGGAATATCACGATCTGGCCGCGACGCCGGATGCGGTGGGCGTGCCATTCACGCCGCCCACGGGCACCGGCCTGCCCGCGCCGGTGAACCCGGAAAACCGCTATTATTCGCCGTTCGCCTTCGCCAACCAATCGATCAAGCGCGTGGCGCTGAGCGATGCGTGGGCGGTGAACGATACGCTGACGGTGAACGTGCGCACCGCTTATACCGATCGCGACGTCGATCTCGCGCGCAACGTCGGCGGCACTTTGACGCGCAACGGCAGCACCTATTCGCTCACGGCGCGGCAGCTTCGCGCGCAGACCGACAACATCCACGATTTCGTCTTCCAGGCCGAGCCCACCTGGCATTTCGATGCGGGCTCGATGCCGGTGATGCTGCTGGTGGGCGCCGAGGCGCGCAAGATCGACGCGACGTCGGTGCGCAGCACCGCCGATCTGCCCAACATCGCCAACATCTATGCGCCGGTGACGCCCGAGACGAGCCTGTCGTCGCTCAGCTTCCTGTGCAACGCCACGCACGGCTGCAACAATGCGAAGCTGGAGGGGCGCTTCTACGGCGTCTACGGCGTCGGCCAGATCGACCTGACCCACCGGCTGAAGCTGCGTCTTTCGGTGCGCCAGAACTGGTTCGAGACCTCGGCCGAGGGGCGGACGATCATCCCGCTCAATCCCAGCTCGCAGCATGTCTGCTCGCCGCCCGCCGCCACCGCCTGTGCGTTCGTGCCGGGCGTTCCGGTCGATCGCAAGGATCATCCGGTGTCGTGGGACGTCGGCGCGGTCTATCAATTGGTCGACGCGCTCTCGGTCTTCGGCGGCTATTCCAGCTCGACCAACCCGTTGTTCAACACCGAGGAGACGCAGAGCATCGGCCAGACGCCCGACAAGGGCACCCAGCTGGAGGCGGGGCTGCGCTTCACGCCCGCCACCTGGCTGACCGTGACGTCGTCGATCTTCAAGACCAAGCGCGACAACGTGTTCGTCATCCTCGCCGTGCCGGACCCGAACGGCACCGGCAACCTCAGCACCGCGCAGGTCTATTCGTATCGCACCAAGGGTTGGGAAAGCGATATCAACCTGCGCCCGTTGCGGTCGTGGACGATCACCGGCAACTTCACGCTGCAGAATGCGCGGATCACCGACTATCCGCAGTCGCCCGCTCTGGTCGGCAATCACGTGCAGAACGTGCCGAAGCGGATCGGCAACGTCTGGACCAACTATGACATCGGCTTGCCCGAGGACCTCGGCACGCTCCAGCTGTCGGCGGGTGCGCGCTACAAGAGCGCCTATTTTGCCGACGCCGCGCAGACCCGCACGCTGCCGAGCGCGACCCTGGTCGATGCGTCGGGCGCGCTGATCCACGGCCGCTGGACCTTCCGCGGCGGCGTCCAGAACATCCTCGACAAGGTGAACTGGACCCAGGCGGCGGGCGTCGGCGCCGGTGCCCTTCCCGGGCCGGGCCGCACCTTCTACGTCAGCGGCGCCGTCAAACTGTTCTGA
- a CDS encoding SAM-dependent methyltransferase yields the protein MNPIALAGFADKFAGDHDPWSTWTDPDEALKRRAILHGLPPGPVGRLLELGAGNGSNSRSLARHALRLDATEATGEGTALVERAIVGARGARAMRLVVPARPPRAAYDAIVIAELLYYLDARAMQRLAEQVAAVLRVGGTLVLAHHRITFYDFAQHADGIHDRFLRQTGVRWQCGPVLKTGRWAVATCRRQNGARTQS from the coding sequence ATGAATCCGATCGCGCTGGCGGGTTTCGCCGACAAGTTTGCGGGCGATCACGATCCGTGGTCGACGTGGACCGATCCGGATGAGGCGCTCAAGCGACGCGCGATCCTGCACGGCCTGCCGCCCGGCCCCGTGGGCCGCCTGCTCGAGCTCGGCGCCGGAAACGGATCGAATAGCCGCTCTCTGGCCCGCCATGCGCTGCGGCTCGACGCGACCGAGGCCACGGGCGAGGGCACGGCCTTGGTCGAACGGGCGATCGTCGGCGCTCGCGGCGCACGTGCGATGCGATTGGTCGTGCCCGCACGGCCGCCGCGGGCCGCCTATGACGCGATCGTGATCGCCGAGCTGCTCTACTATCTCGATGCGCGCGCCATGCAGCGGCTGGCCGAGCAGGTCGCCGCGGTTCTGCGGGTCGGCGGCACGCTGGTCCTCGCGCACCACCGCATCACCTTCTACGATTTCGCGCAGCATGCCGATGGAATCCACGATCGGTTTTTGCGCCAGACCGGCGTGCGCTGGCAGTGTGGCCCGGTCTTGAAGACGGGGCGATGGGCGGTCGCGACATGTCGCCGCCAGAATGGCGCGCGGACCCAATCATGA
- a CDS encoding PIG-L family deacetylase codes for MLVVAPHPDDEAIGAWGLMSRLRRAGAVVEVIVVSDGGASHPGSITWPRQRLVRARRRETLQAMRGLGLSGRSVRFLDLPDGQLSDDPRRLRATILRALHRRRPPDLIAGPDVADAHADHAAVAAALAAIRRRGEWRLGYHVWPEGAARGPRRCRVPLDGRALAAKRRIVRGYRTQTGIIADAQAGFAMTHRHLRAFVRPQECFAVRA; via the coding sequence GTGCTGGTCGTCGCCCCGCATCCCGATGACGAGGCGATCGGCGCATGGGGCCTGATGTCGCGATTGCGGCGCGCAGGCGCTGTGGTCGAGGTGATCGTCGTGAGTGACGGCGGCGCATCGCATCCCGGCAGCATCACATGGCCGCGCCAGCGGCTGGTGCGCGCGCGCCGGCGCGAAACGCTGCAGGCGATGCGCGGGCTGGGTCTGTCCGGGCGATCTGTCCGCTTTCTCGATCTGCCCGACGGCCAGCTCTCGGACGATCCCCGGCGACTGCGAGCGACGATCCTGCGCGCATTGCACCGCCGCCGGCCGCCCGACCTGATCGCCGGCCCGGACGTGGCCGATGCGCATGCGGATCATGCTGCGGTGGCCGCGGCGTTGGCGGCCATTCGGCGTCGGGGCGAGTGGCGGCTTGGCTATCACGTCTGGCCCGAGGGCGCCGCGCGCGGCCCGCGCCGCTGCCGGGTGCCACTGGACGGCCGAGCGCTGGCCGCGAAGCGCCGTATCGTGCGCGGCTATCGTACGCAGACCGGGATCATCGCCGATGCCCAGGCCGGCTTCGCGATGACGCACCGTCATCTGCGCGCTTTCGTCCGCCCGCAGGAATGCTTTGCGGTGCGCGCATGA
- a CDS encoding acyl-CoA dehydrogenase, with the protein MNPPLERADIAALTARLDDLADPKDAAALLELLRLLHWVGRRDLPLGRVFEGHVDALQIIARYGTPGQARDAQDAARRGAAFGVWNADQPGDPLLLCDGRLDGAKAFASGAGVLSHAIVSVDVEGQRQLILIDLDRVAPIIDRTWWRVTGMQRSETHIVRWTDQTVDADALIGVPGDYVREPWFGGGAIRFAAVQAGGIAAIVDQVRDHLVAQDRVADPHQSARLAQLYLAAQSAADAVAAAARSWRADDIVGTLARVAAARVAVYEAGERALTIAQAAVGVQAMFVDHPLAATLADLAVYLRQPGPDAQRARVGGAVAANILTPTL; encoded by the coding sequence GTGAACCCGCCGCTCGAACGCGCCGATATCGCGGCGCTCACCGCGCGACTGGACGACCTGGCCGACCCCAAGGACGCCGCTGCCCTGCTGGAGCTGTTGCGCCTGCTCCATTGGGTCGGGCGACGCGATCTGCCGCTGGGGCGCGTGTTCGAGGGGCATGTCGACGCGCTCCAGATCATCGCGCGCTATGGCACGCCGGGGCAGGCGCGCGATGCGCAGGACGCGGCCCGTCGCGGTGCCGCATTTGGCGTGTGGAATGCCGATCAGCCCGGCGATCCGCTGCTTTTATGCGACGGCCGGCTGGACGGTGCCAAGGCGTTCGCGTCGGGCGCGGGCGTTCTTTCCCACGCGATCGTGTCCGTCGACGTCGAGGGACAGCGTCAGCTGATCCTGATCGATCTCGATCGTGTCGCGCCGATCATCGACCGGACCTGGTGGCGCGTGACCGGCATGCAGCGGTCCGAGACGCATATCGTCCGCTGGACGGATCAGACGGTCGATGCCGACGCGCTGATCGGCGTACCGGGCGATTATGTTCGCGAGCCGTGGTTCGGTGGCGGCGCGATCCGGTTCGCGGCGGTGCAGGCCGGCGGCATCGCCGCGATCGTCGATCAGGTGCGCGATCATCTGGTCGCGCAGGATCGTGTGGCCGACCCGCACCAGTCCGCGCGGCTTGCGCAGCTTTACCTTGCGGCTCAATCGGCCGCCGATGCGGTCGCGGCGGCCGCGCGATCCTGGCGCGCGGACGATATCGTCGGCACGCTCGCCCGCGTGGCCGCGGCTCGCGTCGCGGTTTATGAAGCGGGCGAACGTGCTCTGACGATCGCGCAGGCGGCGGTCGGGGTGCAGGCGATGTTCGTCGACCATCCACTGGCGGCGACGCTTGCCGATCTCGCGGTCTATCTCCGCCAGCCGGGGCCGGACGCGCAGCGCGCGCGCGTCGGCGGCGCGGTCGCCGCGAACATCCTGACGCCCACGCTGTGA
- a CDS encoding glycosyltransferase: MLARNLALSLGEPDGASVAIGVPVRNEAVRLPRLLGALAAQRGNPRFTLCLFFDNCDDGSSALVERMAADLPFPVIGECCHAGGPPNAGAARRRAMTLASAACRDGILLTTDADSEPAPDWVAANVAALTHGDVVAGRIVRPDARTRDMLDRIGTYLDRLHEVRRMIDPVPWEADRTHHWTSGASLAFSAEVYRALDGFRPLANGEDAAVADAAARAGYRIRRDADVVVRTSSRRIGRADRGFATALAAFDQAIGLPEVAHPDDEAWRFRMQAAARAAYAAGEVRSLGIALGLPIAEVEQVAAECVNDEAFAARIVGAPPGGLRTVSLAHAEALLAGFEQFDLVGAA; this comes from the coding sequence ATGCTGGCGCGGAACCTGGCATTGTCGCTTGGGGAGCCGGACGGCGCGTCGGTCGCCATCGGCGTGCCGGTGCGCAACGAAGCTGTCCGGCTCCCGCGCCTGCTCGGGGCGCTGGCGGCGCAGCGGGGCAATCCGCGCTTCACACTCTGCCTGTTCTTCGACAATTGCGACGATGGCAGCAGCGCGCTGGTCGAACGCATGGCGGCCGATCTTCCGTTCCCTGTCATCGGCGAGTGCTGTCACGCCGGTGGGCCACCCAATGCGGGCGCGGCGCGTCGCCGCGCCATGACGCTCGCATCGGCGGCGTGCCGCGATGGCATCCTGCTGACGACCGACGCCGACAGCGAGCCGGCACCGGATTGGGTCGCCGCCAATGTCGCCGCGCTTACGCATGGCGACGTCGTCGCCGGCCGGATCGTCCGGCCGGATGCGCGGACGCGGGATATGCTCGACCGGATCGGCACCTATCTCGACCGGCTGCACGAGGTTCGCCGCATGATCGATCCGGTGCCATGGGAGGCCGACCGGACGCACCACTGGACGAGCGGGGCGAGCCTTGCATTCAGCGCTGAGGTCTATCGTGCGCTCGATGGCTTCCGGCCGCTCGCGAACGGCGAGGATGCGGCGGTCGCGGATGCCGCCGCGCGGGCAGGCTATCGCATCCGCCGCGACGCCGACGTGGTCGTGCGCACCTCCAGCCGGCGGATCGGTCGGGCCGATCGCGGCTTTGCCACGGCGCTGGCGGCATTCGATCAGGCCATCGGCCTGCCCGAGGTCGCGCATCCCGACGACGAAGCGTGGCGCTTCCGGATGCAGGCGGCGGCGCGCGCGGCTTATGCGGCAGGGGAGGTGCGGTCGCTCGGTATCGCGCTCGGCCTGCCGATCGCCGAGGTCGAGCAGGTCGCGGCCGAGTGCGTCAATGACGAGGCGTTTGCGGCCCGGATCGTCGGTGCGCCACCGGGCGGCCTTCGCACCGTCAGTCTCGCCCATGCCGAGGCGCTGCTCGCGGGGTTCGAGCAATTCGACTTGGTCGGCGCGGCGTGA
- a CDS encoding catalase: protein MMAKSMKTAGKVKGESPAKAPPLPAGADLPTSYAEAQGNGGETHQTTADAALTMTTQQGVPVADDQNSLRAGPRGPTLLEDFILREKIFHFDHERIPERVVHARGYGAHGVFELTNSLAEYSRADVLGTVGQQTEAFVRFSTVAGNKGSMDLARDVRGFAVKLYTKQGNWDIVGNNIPVFFIQDAMKFPDLVHAVKQEPDRAFPQAQSAHDNFWDFASLTPEAWHMVMWQMSDRTIPRSFRTIEGFGVHTFRLVNAEGKSTFVKFHWKPRQGLQSVMWNEAVKINGADPDFHRRDLWQAIESGDFPQWDLGVQLFDQATADSLPFDHLDATKLIPEEHIPVRIVGTLTLNRNVDNFFANTEQVAFCTQNIVPGIDFSDDPLLHGRNFSYLDTQLKRLGSPNFTHLPINAPRCPVANFQQDGHMAMRNPKGRANYEPNSWGPEGGPRENPEIGFQSFPADVQSTKQRIRSETFADHYSQARQFFVSQQPVEQKHIGDALVFELSKVERVDIRARAVSHLRNIDEGLAATVADGLGLALPDAAKAAKPTLDLPPSPALSILGNGPKSFKGRKMGIFLTDGSDAALFTALTGALDAEGAVWEVVAPKIGGVTLDDGTAVAAKQKIDGGPSVLFDAVAVLPSAAGVQLLARDAPSKDFVSDAFAHCKFIGVGANAKPLFDEARVPLELDDGFVPLAKPKDAKAFVEACRTLRYWPRELKVDLDAASSHAG from the coding sequence ATGATGGCGAAGAGCATGAAGACCGCGGGCAAGGTCAAGGGTGAGAGTCCGGCGAAGGCGCCGCCGCTTCCGGCAGGGGCGGACCTGCCGACCAGCTATGCCGAGGCGCAGGGCAATGGCGGCGAGACGCATCAGACCACAGCCGATGCGGCGCTGACCATGACGACCCAGCAGGGCGTGCCGGTCGCGGATGACCAGAATAGCCTGAGGGCCGGCCCGCGCGGCCCGACCCTGCTCGAGGACTTCATCCTGCGGGAGAAGATCTTCCACTTCGATCACGAGCGCATTCCCGAGCGCGTCGTCCATGCGCGCGGCTATGGCGCGCACGGCGTGTTCGAGTTGACCAATAGCCTGGCCGAGTATAGCCGCGCCGACGTGCTGGGCACGGTCGGTCAGCAGACCGAGGCGTTCGTCCGCTTCTCGACCGTGGCGGGCAACAAGGGATCGATGGACCTCGCGCGCGACGTGCGCGGGTTCGCGGTCAAGCTCTACACCAAGCAGGGCAATTGGGACATTGTCGGCAACAACATCCCGGTCTTTTTCATCCAGGATGCGATGAAGTTTCCGGACCTGGTCCACGCGGTGAAGCAGGAACCCGACCGGGCCTTCCCGCAGGCGCAGTCGGCGCACGACAATTTCTGGGACTTCGCCAGCCTGACCCCCGAAGCGTGGCACATGGTGATGTGGCAGATGTCCGATCGGACAATCCCGCGCTCGTTCCGCACGATCGAAGGGTTCGGCGTCCATACCTTCCGTCTGGTCAATGCCGAGGGCAAGTCGACCTTCGTCAAATTCCACTGGAAGCCGCGCCAGGGCCTGCAGTCGGTGATGTGGAACGAGGCGGTGAAGATCAACGGCGCCGATCCCGATTTCCATCGCCGCGACCTGTGGCAGGCGATCGAGAGCGGCGACTTTCCGCAATGGGATCTCGGCGTGCAATTGTTCGATCAGGCGACGGCGGACAGCCTGCCGTTCGACCATCTCGACGCGACCAAGCTGATCCCGGAGGAGCATATTCCGGTCCGCATCGTCGGCACGCTGACGCTCAACCGCAACGTCGACAACTTCTTCGCGAATACAGAGCAGGTCGCCTTCTGCACGCAGAACATCGTGCCGGGCATCGACTTCTCCGACGATCCGCTGCTGCACGGGCGCAATTTCTCGTATCTCGATACGCAGCTGAAGCGGCTCGGCAGCCCGAATTTCACGCATCTGCCGATCAACGCGCCGCGCTGCCCGGTGGCCAATTTCCAGCAGGATGGCCACATGGCGATGCGCAACCCCAAGGGGCGCGCCAATTACGAGCCCAATAGCTGGGGGCCGGAGGGTGGCCCGCGCGAAAATCCCGAGATCGGGTTCCAGAGCTTCCCGGCGGACGTGCAGTCCACCAAGCAGCGCATCCGATCGGAGACGTTTGCCGATCACTACAGCCAGGCACGGCAATTCTTCGTGAGCCAGCAGCCGGTCGAGCAGAAGCATATCGGCGACGCGCTCGTGTTCGAACTGTCGAAGGTCGAGCGCGTGGACATCCGTGCGCGGGCGGTTTCGCACTTGCGCAACATCGACGAGGGGCTCGCCGCGACGGTAGCCGATGGCCTTGGACTGGCGTTGCCGGATGCGGCCAAGGCCGCCAAGCCGACGCTGGACCTGCCGCCATCGCCCGCGCTCAGCATCCTCGGCAACGGCCCGAAAAGCTTCAAGGGTCGCAAGATGGGCATCTTCCTCACCGATGGATCGGATGCAGCGTTGTTCACGGCGCTGACCGGCGCGCTCGATGCCGAGGGCGCGGTGTGGGAGGTGGTCGCGCCCAAGATCGGCGGGGTGACGCTGGATGACGGCACGGCGGTCGCCGCCAAGCAGAAGATCGACGGCGGCCCATCGGTGCTGTTTGACGCGGTGGCGGTGCTGCCCTCGGCGGCTGGCGTGCAATTGCTGGCGCGGGATGCGCCATCGAAGGATTTCGTCTCGGATGCCTTCGCCCACTGCAAGTTCATCGGCGTGGGGGCGAATGCGAAGCCGCTGTTCGACGAAGCGCGCGTTCCGCTCGAACTGGATGACGGCTTCGTGCCGCTCGCCAAGCCGAAGGATGCGAAGGCGTTCGTCGAGGCCTGTCGCACGCTGCGCTATTGGCCGCGCGAACTGAAGGTCGATCTCGACGCAGCATCCAGCCACGCGGGCTGA
- a CDS encoding SulP family inorganic anion transporter yields MTSQNMLSHYRAEWFSGAAAARRDVLAGMVGTFALIPEVIAFSFVAGVSPEVGLFASFVIGIVIAFLGGRPAMISGAAGSVALVAAALVHGYGIQYLLAATLLAGLFQIVFGLLKLDVLMRFVSRSVRTGFVNALAILIFSAQVPQMLGVTWHTYAMIALGLAIIYLLPRLTTAIPSPLICIVVLTAISIAFPMPIHTVIDLGRLATALPTLAIPHPPMTWKTLRIVAPFALAMAAVGLLESMMTASVVDDLTETTSSKARECTGLGVANMAAGLFGGIAGCGMIGQTVGNVRYGGRGRLSTLVAGVFLLAVIVPLRPIVAQVPVAALVAIMIMVAISTFSWGSLRDLGRHPRMSGVVMLATVVVTVATHDLAAGVAVGVLLSGVFFAFKVTRLMAVDSRYDPAADRRTYVVSGQIFFASADIFADRFDLRDTAANVTIDLTTAHLWDITAVGALDDVVAKLRRHGIAVEIVGLNEASAILVDQNARLMQVSGANAPTIAL; encoded by the coding sequence ATGACCTCCCAAAACATGCTCTCGCACTATCGCGCCGAATGGTTTTCCGGCGCAGCCGCCGCGCGGCGCGACGTGCTGGCCGGCATGGTCGGCACCTTCGCGCTCATCCCGGAGGTGATCGCCTTCTCCTTCGTCGCCGGTGTCTCGCCCGAGGTCGGGCTGTTCGCCTCGTTCGTGATCGGCATCGTCATTGCCTTTCTCGGCGGTCGCCCGGCGATGATCTCCGGTGCGGCCGGATCGGTCGCGCTGGTCGCAGCGGCTTTGGTCCACGGCTACGGCATCCAATATCTTCTTGCCGCGACCTTGCTCGCCGGGCTGTTTCAGATCGTGTTCGGGCTGTTGAAGCTCGATGTGCTGATGCGCTTCGTCTCGCGATCGGTCCGCACCGGCTTCGTCAACGCGCTCGCGATCCTGATCTTCTCGGCGCAGGTGCCGCAGATGCTGGGCGTGACCTGGCACACTTATGCGATGATCGCGCTCGGCCTTGCGATCATCTACCTGCTGCCGCGCCTGACCACCGCGATCCCGTCGCCGCTCATCTGCATCGTCGTGCTGACCGCGATCAGCATCGCCTTTCCGATGCCGATCCACACCGTCATCGACCTCGGCCGGTTGGCCACCGCATTGCCCACGCTGGCGATCCCGCATCCGCCGATGACGTGGAAGACGCTGCGGATCGTCGCGCCGTTCGCGCTGGCGATGGCGGCGGTCGGGCTGCTGGAGTCGATGATGACGGCGAGCGTGGTCGATGATCTGACCGAGACGACCAGCTCCAAGGCGCGCGAATGCACCGGCCTCGGCGTGGCCAACATGGCGGCGGGCCTGTTCGGAGGGATCGCCGGCTGCGGGATGATCGGCCAGACCGTCGGCAACGTGCGCTATGGCGGGCGCGGACGGCTCTCGACGCTGGTCGCCGGCGTGTTCCTGCTCGCGGTGATCGTGCCGCTGCGCCCGATTGTCGCGCAGGTGCCGGTGGCGGCTTTGGTCGCGATCATGATCATGGTCGCGATCAGCACCTTTTCGTGGGGATCGCTGCGCGATCTCGGGCGCCATCCGCGAATGTCGGGCGTCGTCATGCTCGCGACCGTGGTGGTGACGGTCGCCACGCACGATCTCGCGGCGGGGGTCGCGGTCGGCGTGCTGCTCAGCGGCGTCTTCTTCGCGTTCAAGGTGACGCGGCTGATGGCGGTGGACAGCCGCTACGATCCGGCCGCCGATCGCCGGACCTATGTCGTCTCGGGCCAAATCTTCTTCGCGAGCGCGGACATCTTCGCGGACCGGTTCGATCTGCGCGACACCGCGGCGAACGTAACGATCGATCTAACCACGGCGCATCTGTGGGATATCACAGCAGTCGGTGCTCTCGACGATGTCGTCGCGAAGTTGCGCCGTCACGGGATCGCAGTCGAGATCGTCGGTCTCAACGAAGCGAGCGCGATCCTGGTCGATCAAAACGCTCGACTAATGCAGGTTAGCGGCGCCAATGCGCCCACGATCGCTCTGTAG
- a CDS encoding helix-turn-helix transcriptional regulator: MAAAVHDIVSGRHRCASLRERAESEEGLIRAILCEIATAAHSAGALLAHLDRLSSSPVLIGAVGLEQRAIDQILPCGFAMPDPQPPDGCRRVVLDGCGEMLLFDLSDHGAGPLLIALSRASWPAAARIAALSIVSARRGVIVGIARLWWAHRHRIDRFTALQHAVDAWEAGLLLVDDFGTIIHANQSAEVLLATGNGLCRINGSVRATNLSDAVSLQAALAHASLGADGDVRSPSLAPMLTVRRQGLPSLVATVLPISGLGPGAAAAAIYLIDPRVDAQRLLPPLCALYRLTPVETRLVGHLVQGATLMAAAKAMRIKLLTARGYLKQIFVKTDTGRQPELIALMLSSLFRVAPRVQGVGLPTHDDRSIFYWGETR; encoded by the coding sequence ATGGCAGCTGCCGTCCACGACATTGTCTCTGGGCGGCATCGGTGCGCCTCTCTTCGGGAGCGTGCCGAATCGGAGGAAGGCCTCATCAGGGCGATATTGTGCGAAATCGCCACCGCCGCGCATTCCGCGGGCGCGTTGCTCGCACATCTCGATCGACTCTCCAGCAGCCCGGTCCTGATCGGTGCCGTCGGACTGGAGCAACGCGCGATCGACCAGATCCTGCCCTGCGGTTTCGCAATGCCCGATCCGCAGCCGCCGGACGGATGCCGGCGCGTCGTTCTGGATGGCTGCGGGGAGATGCTGCTCTTCGATCTTTCGGACCATGGTGCCGGGCCGTTGCTGATCGCACTCAGCCGGGCAAGCTGGCCCGCCGCGGCCCGCATCGCGGCGCTTTCGATCGTGTCGGCGCGCCGCGGGGTCATCGTGGGGATCGCGCGGTTGTGGTGGGCGCATCGCCACAGGATCGATCGGTTCACCGCGCTCCAGCATGCGGTCGACGCGTGGGAGGCCGGGCTGCTGCTGGTGGATGATTTCGGAACCATCATCCACGCCAACCAGTCGGCCGAGGTTTTGCTCGCGACCGGCAATGGATTGTGCCGGATCAATGGCAGCGTGCGCGCCACCAACCTTTCGGATGCGGTGTCGCTGCAGGCCGCGCTCGCCCATGCGAGCCTTGGCGCCGACGGCGACGTTCGTTCGCCGTCGCTGGCGCCGATGCTGACCGTCCGCCGGCAGGGCCTGCCGTCGCTCGTGGCGACGGTGTTGCCGATAAGCGGCCTTGGGCCGGGGGCGGCCGCCGCCGCGATCTACCTGATCGATCCGCGCGTCGATGCCCAGCGGCTGCTACCTCCGCTCTGCGCGCTTTACCGCCTCACGCCGGTGGAGACACGCCTTGTCGGGCATCTGGTGCAGGGCGCCACCTTGATGGCGGCGGCCAAGGCGATGCGCATCAAGTTGCTGACCGCGCGCGGATATCTGAAGCAGATCTTCGTCAAGACCGATACCGGACGCCAGCCCGAGCTGATCGCGCTGATGCTGTCCAGCCTGTTCCGGGTCGCGCCGCGGGTACAGGGCGTCGGCCTGCCGACCCACGACGACCGGTCGATCTTCTATTGGGGCGAGACGCGGTAG
- a CDS encoding Crp/Fnr family transcriptional regulator: MTEGMGPARGLLVVDGWARQSQTLPDGRTHLHEVLIPGDLYDLNIFSRGVADCSITTLSRVTIVEFRCERLRLLVEQSAALSRALWHHTLMATAVSRERAMSMGLRTAVERVAHFFCELHARMRVIGQADGVSMPMPLPLTQADLAEATGLTPVHVNRILQDLRTRSFIRLSHRELEILNIGGLREIAMFNDAYLLSPRQTSNDDQPKL; this comes from the coding sequence ATGACCGAGGGCATGGGCCCGGCGCGTGGGCTGCTGGTCGTCGACGGGTGGGCACGCCAGTCGCAAACGCTGCCCGACGGGCGAACGCACCTGCACGAAGTGCTGATTCCCGGTGACCTTTACGACCTGAACATATTCTCGCGCGGCGTCGCCGACTGCTCGATCACGACGCTGAGCCGCGTGACGATCGTCGAGTTCCGGTGCGAGCGCCTGCGCCTGCTGGTCGAGCAGTCGGCGGCGCTGTCGCGCGCGCTGTGGCATCACACGCTGATGGCGACCGCCGTTTCGAGGGAGCGGGCGATGAGCATGGGGCTGCGCACCGCCGTCGAGCGCGTGGCGCATTTCTTCTGCGAATTGCACGCCCGGATGCGGGTGATCGGGCAAGCCGACGGCGTGAGCATGCCGATGCCATTGCCACTTACCCAGGCCGATCTGGCGGAGGCGACCGGCCTGACGCCGGTCCACGTCAACCGCATCCTCCAGGATTTGCGCACCCGCTCGTTCATTCGGCTGTCGCACCGTGAACTGGAGATCCTGAACATCGGCGGTCTTCGCGAAATCGCCATGTTCAACGACGCCTACCTCCTGTCCCCGCGACAGACGAGCAACGACGATCAACCTAAGTTATAA